The Chthoniobacterales bacterium genomic sequence TGTGCACGACGTAAGGACAATGTCGGCAGAGGAATGTCACGACCGTGCCGTTTTCGCCGGCGCAAGCGGCGGCGGAGAGACTTTCGCCCGACGAGACGTCCGGAAGCAGAAAGTCCGGCATGGTGAAATCCGGGCCCAGGGGTGTGCTTTCCGTCAGCGCCATGGCGTCATCGTCTCCGTGCGGCTGCGGAAAATCAATCCCGCGCTGCCTTGCGCATTGGTGATTGACGGAGCCGGCGGCGCGCAGGAAAAAAAGGCGTGAAGATTCATCTCAACCGCCAAGGACAAAGTCTCGGACAATTCACCGCCTTGGAGGTTCGATCCGGCTTCCGCGACGGAAAATTCTTCGCAACCGACCTCGCTTGGCAGGACGGCATGCCCATGTGGAGACCGCTCGGTGAAGTGATCGACACGATTGCTCCGGGCGAGAGCGTGGACAGCCCTCCCGCGTTGCCGGAGACCGCCGAACCGGCATGGGAGCGCCGTGGCGAGGTCGGTGCGGTGCCTGCGCTGTTTGAAACCGTGCGCGCCGTGCTGCTCGAGCCGGCTGCGACATTCGCCCGCTTGAAACTCGGTGGAGGCTTCGCTGGTCCCTTGGTGTTTTTCATCATCCTGCAAATGGTCGGCATCGTGGCGACCGAGGCTTACAACTGGACCCTGCGCGTCCTGGGCCTTCCCGGGATGGTGCTCTCGCAGGAAAATGCCGCCGCGCTCACAGCGCAGATGGGGACGTCTTTCGGATCCTTGCTCTGGATCGTCGTCGCGCCGGTCTTTCTTGTTTTCGCGGCATTCGTCGGCACTGCCATCACCCATGTCTGCCTGATGCTGGTGGGCGGTGCACGGCGTCCTTTCGAATCGACCTTCCGTGTTTACACCTACGTGAGCGGATCGATTGCGCTTTTCAACCTCGTTCCTTGCTGCGGATGGTTTGTCGGCTTCATATGGGGTCTCGTGGCGGAAATTATCGGACTGTCGGAAGTCCACCATATCAGCCGTGGCCGTGCTGCCGTGGCCGTGCTGCTGCCGATTTTCCTCTGCTGCGGACTTGTCGCCGCGATGGTTCTGGCGGGCTGGTTGGCCTACGGCCCGGCGTTTCTTGAAACTTTGAAAAACCAAAGTTGAGTGCTCCTCCCCCGCTTCCTCCGGGCGCGCGCGCGGCTGCCGAGCGGACGATCCTCATCGTCGCCGGTTCTGCCGCCGCGGCTGCCGTCATGCTTTTTGCGCTTGCGGGTGTTTTGCATCCGGCAGGCCTGCCTTGCGGTTGGAAGACGGTCACCGGCTTGCCCTGCCTCGGATGCGGAGGCACACGCGCACTTTTCCTGCTGGCCCGCGGCGAGTGGGGTGATGCGCTGCGCATGAATCCGGGCGCGGTGCTTGCCGCGGCGGGAGTGGCGATCGCCGCGGTTTATGCGGCGGGAGTGGTTTTTCTCGGCTTGTCGCCCTGGCGCCCGCAATGGGCGGCGCGTGTTCCCTGGCGATGGCTGGTGCTCGGTGCGATCCTTGCGAACTGGGCTTATCTCCTTGCGGCCGGCCGCGCCTGACGTGATCAGGATCCAAGCCGGATCGGCGGCATCAACGCGTCCTGCAAGGCGCAACACACCGTGACGTCGGCGCCGTTGAGCGATGAGCGCACGGCGGTGACAGCCAATTCCGGCGTGTTGCAGTCGCGACTCAAATGACCGAGCACCACGTGGCTCAGAGTGTCACTCAAGATTCTTGCGGCAAATTCCGCCGCCGCGCGGTTGGAGAGGTGACCGTGCGGGGAGAGGATGCGCTGCTTGACGGAGAATGGCCTTTTGGCGTCCGCATGGAGCAAATCTTCATCATGGTTCGCCTCGACAAACAGGCAGCTAACACCCGACGAATGGTGCGCTACGGAGTGGTTCACGTGCCCGAGGTCGGTGAGCACGGCAAGGGATGTGCTGTCTTCGCGTATGGTAAAGCCGACGGGGTCGGCCGCATCGTGCGGAACCGAGAATGCGGTGATTTCGAAACTCCCGATCTGGAATTTCGCTCCGGACGCAAAAAGGCTCCAGCGGGCCTCTGCGTTCCGGGCGTCCGACCGTTGCAATTCTTCCGCGGTCAATCGCGTGGCATATACCGGGCAGCGCAGGGTGCGCAGAAGCACCGGCAGCCCCCGTGCGTGGTCCCCGTGTTCGTGGGTCAGCAGAATGGCGCCGATTTCGGATGGTTCGATGCCCGCTTGGGCCAGACGGGTCAGCGTGGTGCGGGCACTGAGCCCGGCATCGACCAAAATCGTCGTTGCGGAGCCGCGCACCACGGCCGAGTTGCCGCTGCTTCCGCTGCCGAGGACCGTGAATTCCACGCGCGGATGCTAACCGCCTCGCTCGCCGGCGGCAAACTCGACCTTGGCCGCGGGCGGCGGTGGTGTTTAAGTGCTGGTTGATGAGAGAATACCATCGACTGCTCGAGCTCGTCTTGGAGAAGGGCAAGCCGCGCGCCGACCGCACCGGGACTGGAACGCTGGGAGTTTTCGGCGCGCAGGCGCGCTTTGATCTTCGG encodes the following:
- a CDS encoding DUF2752 domain-containing protein; this translates as MSAPPPLPPGARAAAERTILIVAGSAAAAAVMLFALAGVLHPAGLPCGWKTVTGLPCLGCGGTRALFLLARGEWGDALRMNPGAVLAAAGVAIAAVYAAGVVFLGLSPWRPQWAARVPWRWLVLGAILANWAYLLAAGRA
- a CDS encoding MBL fold metallo-hydrolase, coding for MEFTVLGSGSSGNSAVVRGSATTILVDAGLSARTTLTRLAQAGIEPSEIGAILLTHEHGDHARGLPVLLRTLRCPVYATRLTAEELQRSDARNAEARWSLFASGAKFQIGSFEITAFSVPHDAADPVGFTIREDSTSLAVLTDLGHVNHSVAHHSSGVSCLFVEANHDEDLLHADAKRPFSVKQRILSPHGHLSNRAAAEFAARILSDTLSHVVLGHLSRDCNTPELAVTAVRSSLNGADVTVCCALQDALMPPIRLGS